A window of Gallaecimonas kandeliae genomic DNA:
CAGCAAAGGAATTAGCGGCCCCTGGCGCAGGTGCTTGGAAAACTGCCTGAATAACGCCAGGTTATCCACAGATAGCCGCCCGGTTCCATTCACATAATCTGTGGACAAGGTTGTGTGTAAACTGGTGAATTTTCACAATCAGGCCGGACCAGGCGGGCAGCCGAATTTTTGACTACCGACCCAAGAGAAAGTAACTAAATAAAAAACAAGGGAATTAAACTTCGATCGCAGCAAAGATCCTGGATTGACAGCGGATCCGGATCTGATCCTCCAGCTCATTTCGCTGTGGATGTCTCTCCCAGTACAGGAGTTAATCAATATGAAAAAATCCACAGCACAGAACGATTTTTTACACAGCCTCGAGTCAGCCATCAGCAGCTGAAAGCACTTATCCCAGAATTTTGTGCATGAGGGTGTGGATAGAGTGCCAGAAATCACTGAACAGTGGCACCGAACGCCTTCCAAAATGCAACAAATACTATCTATATCAATAGGTAACGATCATTATGTGCTGTGCATAAGCCTTTCCCGAGGCTTTGCGCAACTTCTATACAGCCTGTGGCTGGCAAAGCCGGTAGAATGGTGCCATGACCAGACCCCAGGCGCACAGCGCCCCTCCCGACAGCCTAGACGAGCTGATGGCCAGAGCCGGCAGCCTGGCCGGTTACAACCTGGGCCAGCTGGGCGAATTGGCCGGCCTGCCTGCCCCCCAGGACCTCAAACGTGAAAAGGGCTGGATGGGGATGCTGCTGGAGACCCTGCTTGGTGCCAAGGCCGGTTCCAAACCCGAGCCCGACTTCCCCCACCTGGGGGTGGAGCTCAAGACACTGCCGGTAGACAGGCACGGCAAGCCCCTGGAAAGTACCTTCGTGTCGGTGGCGCCCCTGGAAGGCTGGCAGGGCGTCAGCTGGGAGCGCAGCCATGTGCGTCAGAAGCTGGCCTGCGTGTTGTGGATACCGATACTGGCGGAGCGCCTGCTACCGCCTGCGGAGCGGATCATCGCAGCGCCCTTCCTCTGGCAGCCCGACGCTTCACAACAAGCGGTGCTGCGCAGCGACTGGGAAGAGCTGGTGGAACTGCTGGCCCTGGGTCGCTTCAGCGAGATCAACGCCTACCGCGGCCAGTACCTGCAGCTACGCCCCAAAGCTGCCCATGGCGGCGTCAAGGTCAGCGCCATGGATGAAAATGGCCAGCAAGTGGCCGTCCAACCCAAGGGCTTTTACCTGCGCAGCAGTTTTACCCGCCAGCTTCTTCAGAGGGCTTTTGACTTGGCCTAAAACTTTATTGATAATCATTATCAACAAAGGGAGGCCAACCATGTTGTTGCCGACAGGACTAAGGATGGGATTGTTGCCGCTGTTGGCTCTGGCCTGGTGGCCGGTTCATGGCAGCAACACCTGGTTGGCCCACGGCTTCTTCGCCATGGCCTTGCTGTTCCTGGCTTTCCCCCCGGTTCTGGCCCTGCGCATCGGCCTGCCGATCCTCTGTTTGTGCACAGTCTTGACCTGGATCCCCTGACAGCACTGTTAAAGGGCGTTATGCTGACTTTACAAGCTCCCAGGCAGTCAAGAGGTTGATATGAGTCATATCGCCATCATCGGCGCCGGGTTGTGTGGCATCACCGCAGCCCGGATCTTGCAGGGACAAGGACTGACCCCCACCATATTCGAGAAGAGTAAGGGCACGGGCGGGCGCATGAGCAGCC
This region includes:
- the mutH gene encoding DNA mismatch repair endonuclease MutH, which gives rise to MTRPQAHSAPPDSLDELMARAGSLAGYNLGQLGELAGLPAPQDLKREKGWMGMLLETLLGAKAGSKPEPDFPHLGVELKTLPVDRHGKPLESTFVSVAPLEGWQGVSWERSHVRQKLACVLWIPILAERLLPPAERIIAAPFLWQPDASQQAVLRSDWEELVELLALGRFSEINAYRGQYLQLRPKAAHGGVKVSAMDENGQQVAVQPKGFYLRSSFTRQLLQRAFDLA